The following proteins are encoded in a genomic region of Burkholderia stabilis:
- a CDS encoding TOBE domain-containing protein, which produces MRTSARNHFAGQVSAVKPGAVNDEITLRTQDGLDIVAVITHGSAASLGLAAGSKAFALVKASSVIVMVDVDSSKVSARNCVAGTVASVAKGAVNSEVVIKATGGAEIVAIVTNDSVDRLGLASGTAASAIFKASSVIVGVE; this is translated from the coding sequence GTCAGCGCCGTCAAACCCGGCGCAGTCAATGACGAAATCACGCTGCGCACGCAGGACGGCCTCGACATCGTCGCCGTGATCACGCACGGCAGCGCGGCTTCGCTGGGCCTCGCGGCCGGCTCGAAGGCGTTCGCGCTCGTCAAGGCGTCGTCGGTCATCGTGATGGTCGACGTCGACAGCAGCAAGGTATCGGCCCGCAACTGCGTCGCAGGCACCGTGGCGTCGGTCGCGAAAGGCGCCGTCAATTCGGAAGTCGTGATCAAGGCCACAGGCGGCGCAGAGATCGTCGCGATCGTCACCAACGACAGCGTCGATCGTCTCGGCCTCGCGAGCGGCACCGCCGCATCCGCGATCTTCAAGGCATCGAGCGTGATCGTCGGCGTCGAGTGA
- a CDS encoding bleomycin resistance protein, giving the protein MTDIASPNLPSRDFEATSRFYEKLGFTETWRDDGWMILKRGDLLLEFFPHPELDPATSWFSCCFRLAHVGAFFDDVLAAGIPEQATGWPRAHRPTREAWGGMVGALIDPDGSLIRLIQTED; this is encoded by the coding sequence TTGACCGATATTGCGAGCCCCAACCTGCCGTCGCGCGACTTCGAAGCCACGTCCCGCTTCTACGAAAAACTGGGCTTCACCGAAACCTGGCGCGACGACGGCTGGATGATCCTCAAGCGTGGCGACCTGTTGCTGGAATTCTTTCCGCACCCCGAACTCGATCCGGCGACGAGCTGGTTCAGTTGCTGCTTCCGGCTCGCGCATGTCGGCGCGTTCTTCGACGACGTGCTCGCGGCCGGCATTCCGGAGCAAGCGACCGGCTGGCCGCGTGCACACCGGCCGACACGCGAAGCGTGGGGCGGCATGGTCGGCGCGCTGATCGATCCGGACGGTTCGCTGATCCGGTTGATCCAGACGGAAGACTAG
- a CDS encoding DMT family transporter, with protein sequence MNPRHSAIFVALTAAALFGAATPLAKVLIGAMSPFMVAGLFYLGSGVGLGTGILLRRLHNRRAPAAAAPMQRADLPWLAGAIAAGGVAGPALLMLGLSSTPAATSALLLNLEGVLTAVIAWVVFRENVDTQVFLGMVAIVAGGTLLSWTPGHAGVPVGALLIVGACLCWAIDNNLTRKVAANDAMVIACVKGLVAGPVNIGIALATGATLPAVPVTAAAMLTGLGGYGISLVLFVVALRHLGSARTGAYFSIAPLFGVVLSLLIWPALPPATFWIAAALMALGIWLHVRERHEHTHAHERLEHTHRHRHDEHHQHAHDFPYDGNEPHTHPHVHLPITHSHAHFPDIHHRHRH encoded by the coding sequence ATGAACCCGAGACACTCCGCGATTTTCGTCGCGCTTACCGCTGCCGCGCTGTTCGGCGCCGCGACACCGCTCGCCAAGGTGCTGATCGGCGCAATGTCGCCGTTCATGGTTGCGGGCCTGTTCTATCTCGGCAGCGGCGTCGGGCTCGGCACGGGAATCCTGCTGCGCCGACTGCACAACCGTCGCGCTCCGGCCGCCGCCGCGCCGATGCAGCGTGCCGACCTGCCGTGGCTGGCCGGCGCGATCGCGGCGGGCGGCGTGGCCGGTCCGGCGTTGCTGATGCTCGGGCTGTCGAGCACGCCCGCTGCGACGAGCGCGCTGTTGCTCAATCTGGAAGGCGTACTGACGGCCGTCATCGCGTGGGTCGTGTTTCGCGAGAACGTGGATACGCAGGTGTTCCTCGGGATGGTCGCGATCGTCGCAGGCGGCACGCTGCTGTCGTGGACGCCGGGGCACGCCGGCGTGCCGGTCGGTGCGCTGCTGATCGTCGGCGCATGCCTGTGCTGGGCGATCGACAACAACCTGACCCGCAAGGTCGCCGCGAACGACGCAATGGTCATCGCGTGCGTGAAAGGGCTGGTCGCCGGGCCCGTGAATATCGGCATCGCGCTGGCGACCGGGGCGACGCTGCCTGCCGTACCGGTGACGGCCGCTGCGATGCTCACGGGGCTCGGCGGCTACGGGATCAGCCTCGTGCTGTTCGTCGTCGCGCTGCGTCATCTCGGCAGCGCGCGCACGGGCGCGTATTTCTCGATCGCGCCGTTGTTCGGCGTCGTATTGTCGCTGCTGATCTGGCCCGCGCTGCCGCCCGCGACGTTCTGGATCGCCGCCGCGCTGATGGCGCTCGGCATCTGGCTGCACGTGCGTGAACGGCACGAACACACGCATGCGCATGAGCGGCTCGAGCATACGCACCGGCATCGGCACGACGAACACCACCAGCATGCGCACGACTTTCCCTACGACGGCAACGAACCGCACACGCATCCGCACGTGCACCTGCCGATCACGCACAGCCACGCGCATTTTCCGGACATTCATCACCGGCACCGGCATTGA
- a CDS encoding ProQ/FinO family protein encodes MGFEQLAELRAQLAAKAKQERNAKRPAAPTDAGAKPKSGGQPPRGAKPGAGPKAPHRAKPASAKPSAPVDPVIVAIGKLQRKFPNAFPKNPAPKVPLKVGIWDDLAREAQAVGLNEAELREAMSTWCRGNRYWSCLVEDAVRVDLQGNEAGRVTHDDAARARRLKARRPGGKGAAQQAKGAQQPKAEQQAEQQAEQQAEQQAEQQAEQQAEAVAAPQPASAQAQTDVVPQVEQQTAGNE; translated from the coding sequence ATGGGTTTTGAACAACTTGCCGAATTGCGGGCGCAGCTCGCAGCGAAGGCCAAGCAGGAGCGCAACGCAAAGCGGCCGGCAGCGCCGACGGACGCCGGCGCGAAGCCGAAGTCCGGCGGCCAGCCGCCGCGTGGCGCCAAACCGGGTGCGGGCCCCAAAGCGCCGCACCGTGCGAAGCCCGCTTCGGCGAAGCCGTCCGCGCCGGTCGATCCGGTCATCGTTGCGATCGGCAAACTGCAGCGGAAGTTTCCGAATGCGTTCCCGAAGAATCCGGCCCCCAAAGTGCCGCTTAAGGTCGGCATCTGGGACGACCTCGCACGCGAGGCACAGGCCGTGGGTCTCAACGAGGCCGAACTGCGCGAAGCGATGTCGACGTGGTGCCGCGGCAACCGTTACTGGTCGTGCCTGGTCGAAGACGCGGTGCGCGTCGATCTGCAGGGCAACGAAGCAGGGCGGGTGACGCATGACGACGCCGCCCGCGCACGCCGCCTGAAGGCACGCCGCCCCGGTGGCAAGGGTGCGGCGCAACAGGCCAAGGGCGCGCAGCAGCCGAAGGCCGAGCAGCAAGCCGAGCAGCAAGCCGAGCAGCAAGCCGAGCAGCAAGCCGAGCAGCAAGCCGAGCAGCAAGCCGAGGCCGTCGCCGCACCGCAACCGGCGAGCGCGCAAGCGCAGACCGACGTCGTGCCGCAGGTCGAGCAGCAAACGGCCGGAAACGAGTAA
- a CDS encoding DUF2889 domain-containing protein, which translates to MVPRHDIPRDGVTREEIHHRQIDMRGYRRSDGLFEVTACLADRKTSDFTPPGGTRTVTALSPVHDLGVTLVFDADMVVRDVSTFIRSHPYAECPGGGDSLQALVGLNIGAGWNSEVRKRLPSCDTCTHLKELLGPIATTAYQTMVGMRRSSLDYRDSEGKPLKIDSCHAYGASRDLVKRLWPEYHRPAAPAKGG; encoded by the coding sequence ATGGTTCCCCGACACGACATCCCGCGCGACGGCGTCACGCGCGAGGAGATTCACCATCGGCAGATCGACATGCGCGGCTATCGGCGCAGCGACGGCCTGTTCGAAGTGACGGCCTGCCTCGCGGACCGCAAGACCAGCGATTTCACGCCGCCGGGCGGCACGCGGACCGTCACGGCGCTGTCGCCGGTCCACGACCTCGGCGTGACGCTGGTCTTCGACGCCGACATGGTCGTCCGGGACGTATCCACGTTCATCCGTTCGCATCCGTATGCGGAGTGTCCGGGCGGCGGCGACTCGCTGCAGGCGCTTGTCGGGCTGAACATCGGCGCAGGCTGGAACAGCGAGGTGCGCAAGCGCCTGCCGTCCTGCGATACGTGCACGCACTTGAAGGAATTGCTCGGGCCGATCGCAACCACGGCCTATCAGACGATGGTCGGCATGCGACGGTCGTCGCTCGACTACCGCGACAGCGAAGGAAAGCCGCTCAAGATCGACAGTTGCCATGCGTATGGCGCATCGCGCGATCTCGTGAAACGTCTTTGGCCCGAATACCACCGGCCTGCTGCGCCGGCAAAGGGCGGCTAG
- a CDS encoding flavodoxin family protein, with the protein MKMLLIVYHTMTGGTQQMAEAAAGAAREQPGVDVRLQRADATSADDVLAADAYLFATPENLAAMSGLMKDFFDRCYYAALDRVNGRPYAAMICAGSDGQNALRQIDRIATGWRLKNVAPGLIVCTHAQTPERILAAKTIDGEDLARCAELGAGLAAGLALGVF; encoded by the coding sequence ATGAAGATGCTGTTGATCGTCTATCACACGATGACCGGAGGCACGCAGCAGATGGCCGAAGCGGCTGCGGGCGCGGCGCGCGAGCAGCCCGGCGTCGACGTCCGGCTGCAGCGCGCGGATGCGACGAGCGCGGACGATGTGCTGGCCGCCGACGCTTACCTGTTTGCGACGCCGGAGAACCTGGCAGCGATGTCCGGGCTGATGAAAGACTTCTTCGATCGCTGTTACTACGCGGCGCTCGATCGCGTGAACGGGCGCCCATATGCGGCAATGATCTGCGCGGGCAGCGACGGACAGAACGCGCTGCGCCAGATCGACCGGATCGCAACCGGATGGCGGCTGAAGAACGTCGCGCCCGGCCTCATTGTTTGTACTCACGCGCAGACGCCGGAGCGCATCCTCGCCGCGAAGACGATCGACGGCGAAGACCTCGCGCGCTGCGCCGAACTGGGCGCAGGTCTCGCCGCGGGACTCGCGCTGGGCGTCTTCTGA
- a CDS encoding MBL fold metallo-hydrolase, whose product MASPLVFIHRMLGFAAAKRGRAQSAGSPQHTGERFSNVAPRPVEGIGKTLGIAWNMLVNKPRNTVPAGALPVDSLTRAELDAAPDRSLYRLGHSTMLLKLRGEFWLTDPVFAERASPFRRIGPKRFHAPPIALEDLPPLRGVILSHDHYDHLDRDTVLALAATTDVFVTTLGVGDRLIDWGIDAKKVRQLDWWQSVDVAGLTLTATPAQHFSGRSLFDGNSTLWASWVIVDGDLRVFFSGDTGYFDGFRTIGERLGPFDVTLIETGAYDAQWPYVHMQPEETVQAHIDLRGRWLIPIHNGTFDLAMHRWQEPFERVTALALVRGIELSTPRMGERLDLNQPHSGERWWRTVDERAKTPATKSRRWQLCASQTTK is encoded by the coding sequence ATGGCATCGCCTCTCGTCTTCATTCATCGCATGCTGGGTTTTGCGGCCGCCAAGCGCGGCCGCGCGCAATCCGCCGGGTCGCCGCAGCACACGGGCGAGCGCTTCAGCAATGTCGCGCCGCGTCCGGTCGAAGGTATCGGCAAGACGCTCGGGATCGCCTGGAACATGCTGGTCAACAAGCCGCGCAATACCGTGCCCGCCGGCGCACTGCCCGTCGATTCGCTGACCCGCGCGGAGCTCGATGCGGCACCTGATCGCAGCCTGTACCGGCTTGGGCATTCGACGATGCTGCTCAAGCTGCGCGGCGAATTCTGGCTGACCGATCCCGTATTTGCCGAGCGTGCATCGCCGTTTCGGCGTATCGGCCCCAAGCGCTTCCATGCGCCGCCGATCGCGCTTGAAGATCTTCCGCCGCTGCGCGGCGTGATCCTGTCGCACGATCACTATGATCACCTCGACCGCGACACGGTGCTTGCCCTTGCGGCAACCACCGATGTGTTCGTCACGACGCTGGGCGTCGGCGACCGACTGATCGATTGGGGCATCGACGCGAAGAAGGTTCGCCAGCTCGATTGGTGGCAGAGTGTCGACGTGGCTGGCCTGACGCTGACCGCGACACCGGCACAGCACTTCTCCGGGCGCAGCCTGTTCGACGGCAACAGCACGCTGTGGGCGTCCTGGGTCATCGTCGACGGCGACCTGCGCGTGTTCTTCAGCGGCGACACGGGTTACTTCGACGGATTCCGGACGATCGGCGAGCGCCTCGGGCCGTTCGACGTGACGCTGATCGAAACAGGCGCATATGATGCGCAATGGCCGTATGTGCACATGCAGCCGGAAGAAACCGTTCAGGCGCACATCGACTTGCGCGGACGCTGGCTGATCCCGATCCACAACGGCACGTTCGATCTTGCGATGCATCGCTGGCAGGAACCGTTCGAGCGCGTGACGGCACTGGCGCTCGTGCGCGGCATCGAGCTGTCGACGCCCAGGATGGGCGAGCGCCTCGATCTCAACCAACCGCATAGTGGCGAACGGTGGTGGCGCACGGTCGACGAGCGTGCGAAGACTCCGGCAACGAAATCGCGCCGCTGGCAGCTTTGCGCGTCGCAGACGACGAAGTAG
- a CDS encoding AraC family transcriptional regulator → MHPAPARYTPGQRDDDAIAAFNHAGHRSTSRESDLRQTLAERVARWTEGVDHLTTAIPNLSFHRREAPTQPMECMVEPSFGLVVQGAKRVIQSGDAYIYDANRFLITSLDLPGSTQVIEASHEKPFLGLGLKLDFRVMAELMAQVTPERDEAPAGRGLVVGDMTEPLYDALNRLLALLDDPGAIAVLAPYVEREIYYRLLTSDQGARLRQIASAGSQGNRVSRAIQWLRTHYDESLRVDDLAAQVQMSSSTFHHHFRQLTGMSPLQYQKWIRLNEARRLMLSERLDAASASFRVGYASPTQFNREYSRLFGNSPRRDIDTLRGRSDAALSIAASY, encoded by the coding sequence ATGCATCCGGCACCCGCCCGATACACCCCTGGTCAACGAGACGACGACGCAATCGCTGCATTCAATCATGCAGGACACCGGTCCACGAGCCGCGAGAGCGATCTCCGGCAAACGCTGGCGGAGCGCGTCGCGAGATGGACCGAAGGCGTCGATCACCTCACGACCGCCATTCCGAACCTGAGCTTCCATCGAAGGGAAGCGCCAACGCAACCGATGGAATGCATGGTCGAACCGAGTTTCGGCCTCGTTGTTCAGGGCGCGAAGCGCGTCATTCAAAGCGGCGACGCGTATATCTACGACGCCAACCGCTTCCTGATCACGTCTCTCGATTTGCCGGGATCGACGCAGGTCATCGAGGCCAGCCACGAAAAGCCGTTTCTCGGGCTCGGGCTCAAGCTTGATTTTCGCGTCATGGCCGAACTGATGGCGCAGGTCACGCCAGAGCGTGACGAAGCGCCCGCCGGCCGCGGCCTCGTGGTCGGCGACATGACCGAACCGCTATACGACGCGCTGAACCGATTGCTGGCACTGCTCGATGACCCGGGCGCCATTGCCGTTCTCGCACCATACGTCGAGCGGGAAATCTATTACCGTCTGCTGACGAGCGATCAGGGTGCCCGCCTGCGTCAGATCGCGTCCGCCGGCAGCCAGGGCAACCGCGTGTCGCGCGCAATTCAGTGGCTGCGGACCCACTATGATGAGTCTTTGCGAGTCGACGATCTCGCAGCGCAAGTTCAGATGAGCAGTTCGACTTTCCATCACCACTTCCGCCAGCTCACCGGCATGAGTCCGCTCCAATATCAGAAATGGATACGACTCAATGAGGCACGTCGGCTGATGTTGTCCGAGCGGCTCGATGCCGCATCCGCATCATTCAGGGTCGGGTATGCGAGCCCGACCCAGTTCAACCGCGAGTACAGCCGGTTGTTCGGCAATTCACCGCGGAGAGATATCGATACCTTGAGGGGACGGTCGGATGCCGCCCTGTCGATCGCGGCAAGTTATTGA
- a CDS encoding ParA family protein, whose translation MAFKIAVSNQKGGTGKTTISVNIAAAFEAGGNKVALIDADPQGTSVRWVTSGENTLPMTVLSLAPAGRGIGGEIKKQDANFDVIVVDCPGNLEDPRIASVLEVADFCLVPLSPSPADLYSTVAMIRMIESMRAVRNPSLSSALMLNSVNGKTKMREEILKILRAEEIGEHLLDSQIAQREVYRQTFALGTTIHHHNRYLKGLKEARAEIERLVTEMAQYIASTRATGAAHG comes from the coding sequence ATGGCTTTCAAGATCGCCGTCAGTAATCAAAAAGGTGGTACTGGAAAGACAACCATCTCCGTCAATATCGCGGCTGCGTTCGAGGCGGGCGGCAACAAGGTCGCATTGATCGATGCCGACCCTCAAGGAACTTCCGTCCGCTGGGTGACGAGCGGCGAGAACACGTTGCCGATGACGGTCCTTTCGCTGGCGCCCGCTGGTCGTGGCATCGGCGGCGAGATCAAGAAGCAGGACGCGAACTTCGACGTCATCGTCGTCGACTGTCCGGGCAACCTCGAAGATCCGCGCATCGCGTCCGTGCTCGAGGTGGCCGACTTCTGCCTCGTGCCGCTCTCGCCGTCGCCAGCGGACCTGTACAGCACCGTTGCGATGATTCGCATGATCGAGTCGATGCGGGCCGTTCGTAACCCGAGTCTTTCTTCCGCATTGATGCTGAATAGTGTCAATGGAAAAACTAAAATGCGTGAAGAAATTTTAAAAATTCTAAGAGCTGAAGAAATAGGGGAGCATCTGCTCGACAGCCAGATCGCGCAACGCGAGGTCTACCGTCAGACGTTCGCCCTCGGCACCACGATCCATCATCACAATCGGTACCTGAAGGGTTTGAAAGAAGCGCGCGCGGAGATCGAAAGGCTGGTCACGGAAATGGCCCAATACATCGCGTCGACGCGAGCTACCGGAGCCGCCCATGGCTAA
- a CDS encoding ParB/RepB/Spo0J family partition protein has protein sequence MAKDTSKDKKPTGNLHLAAGLLRGLAQENAALETRLPEPPATPGVTMEAAPAAPPAAATPGGTPDLGAPQKVLVKDCIPNPFNPRVFYSESSLHELALTLKREGQIEPIKVTRLPEFPGKLVVIDGQRRLRATSINGDETINATFRTDHTPEQLYTIAYRANHDHERQTIFDDAVAWKRLLDEKVFPDQNTLAEKIGKDKASISKTLSLNALPNTLLERMASANDVVGLQAAYFLKLIFERLGEPTADRLLTAVIDRKKSVRDLENFLRAQSDDNKKAGRTRYSVRHDFALESRAIGQLKTYPDGRLDLQLKGVDASHQEALADKLKTVIDAYVAELAAVAQK, from the coding sequence ATGGCTAAGGACACATCGAAAGACAAAAAGCCGACCGGCAACCTGCATCTCGCAGCCGGCCTGTTGCGCGGACTCGCGCAGGAAAATGCCGCACTGGAAACCCGGTTGCCCGAACCGCCGGCCACGCCGGGCGTCACCATGGAAGCGGCACCCGCCGCGCCCCCGGCCGCGGCCACGCCCGGCGGTACTCCGGATCTTGGCGCGCCGCAGAAGGTCCTGGTCAAGGATTGCATCCCGAACCCGTTCAATCCGCGCGTGTTCTATTCGGAGTCGAGCCTGCACGAGCTCGCGCTGACGTTGAAACGGGAAGGGCAGATCGAACCGATCAAGGTCACGCGGCTCCCCGAGTTTCCCGGCAAGCTCGTCGTGATCGACGGGCAACGCCGGCTGCGCGCGACGAGCATCAACGGCGACGAAACCATCAACGCCACGTTCCGCACGGACCACACGCCCGAGCAGCTCTATACGATCGCGTATCGGGCGAACCACGACCACGAGCGGCAGACGATCTTCGACGATGCGGTCGCGTGGAAGCGTCTCCTCGACGAGAAGGTCTTTCCCGACCAGAACACGCTGGCGGAGAAAATCGGCAAGGACAAGGCATCGATCAGCAAGACGCTGTCGCTCAACGCACTGCCCAACACGCTCCTGGAACGGATGGCCAGCGCGAACGACGTGGTCGGTCTGCAGGCCGCGTACTTCCTGAAGCTGATCTTCGAGCGTCTGGGCGAACCGACGGCCGACCGGCTGCTGACGGCCGTCATCGACCGGAAAAAATCGGTCCGCGATCTCGAGAATTTCCTGCGTGCGCAGAGCGACGACAACAAGAAAGCCGGGCGCACGCGTTACAGCGTCCGTCACGACTTCGCGCTCGAATCGCGAGCGATCGGCCAGTTGAAGACCTACCCCGACGGCCGCCTGGATCTGCAGCTCAAGGGCGTCGACGCGTCCCACCAGGAAGCACTCGCCGACAAGCTCAAGACCGTCATCGATGCCTACGTGGCCGAGCTCGCGGCAGTCGCACAAAAGTAA